The nucleotide sequence GCTTTGGTCCGCACCGCTGGAAAACTGGCCGTTTCGGAATCTGGAGAGATCCTCTCCACCTTCAGCGCTATATTTCTGTATGCCCCCCAGGCCAGGAGATAACCCATAAATCACTGCTCCTTTATACGAGAGATTTGTGACTGTGCAGTGCAGTTTGGCTTTGGGTATTTATCTGAAACGCAGGACTGAGACACTTGTTTGCAATTTGCCAATCAGTATTTTAACAGAGTAATGTTTTAAAGCGTTGAAATACCAACCCAGCCAGGCACCTACTGTAAATGTACCAAAAAAATGAGCGTACTGTTTTAAGATTGAAGTATATTTGCAATAATCTATAGTTTATTTTCAAATCATGACTTtaccaaacatttataaatgtaaaagcagGTATATTTTTACCacaataaattaacaaatgcttttttatcctgttaaaaaaaaatcacatctcacACAAGATAAAGCTCAAGTGGTTATGGTGTGAATAAAACGTTTTAACAgccaatattttatatataaaatcttACTTCGCACTTATTTGCAGCTCAGGGTGTTGAATGAGTTTTTCCCACTCACTTGCAGGGACGCaaagattataaaaatatttcttcagGAAATATGTAAACGTCATAATAAATACTGCCTACTGAATAATTAAGTTTTCGATTTGTCAGTTTAAAAATGCCAAACTAGCTTTGTGATATTGAGCAATACCTTCACATCAAAGTAATGTGTAATTGAAAGGTCACATGACTTTTTGTCCCCAAAATGAGCTTTTGTTCCAACCGGTAAAGTTACTAATAGTAAAAGGGCCATCAATGCAACATATTCATATTAGAAAGTAATCTCTGTAAACAGTCAACAACACTTTAGTAAATACATCTTTAATAGATTCATAAACATTGTCCAAACAATACAATTATCCACTTAAAGGAATTTATGCTGTCCAAATGCAATGTGAAGCTACACATCAAAACCAAGAAAGCAGCtagaaataaaagcaaataaaacaaaaggcaaacatcaagagaaataatgaaaacattcagCACTTATAACAGCAGTttcaatatctttttttttttacatttttgtctttttcattaTTCTTAAATTCATAAGTGTGTTCATCCCACACAAGAGGTATAACTTTCATAGAAAGAATGTGATTTCTTTGTTAACAGATTTCACTTGCAAACATCACAACTGTAGACAATATTAAATTACAACAGTCAATTTCACCATGTAATGGCCAAATATCTCCCtaaataatagtttttcttAAATGAATAGACAAAGAAATGATTTCACTGTGCTCTAAGTTTGTACATCTACTGTAATCTTCAGCACACGGTGCTCTAAAAAAATCTACCCTTTAGAGATCTTAAAGGAACCCGACAAATGATTAAGAAAGATGTCTTTAAAACATAACAGTTAGTCAAGGGCCATGACCTCAGCTACTGAATAAAGAGCTCATTACTTCAATCAACTCACACTCCCTTTCTACACTTGATCATTAACTTCCAAGATTTCGTAATAAAAATAACTCACGAGTGCATGAATAGTGAAAATGTACAATAGCatggaccctttaaactggttACAGTAGCAGAACGCATcaatacataaaacatgaaaactgtcaTATTCATTTATCAAACAAAGCATGCAAAGGCcggattattagaaaaaaagaaaggcaACAACTGTTTGAAACCACTACAACCTACATTAAGGTATAACACCataccttcaaaatgaaagcaAATATACTCTACACTCTTCATAACTTAATACAGATATCTTGCTGAGGTTGATTTAAAGGATCAAAGTGATCAAATATTTCCATTGCATTTACAAAAAACGCTGAAAAGCTTCAAACGATATTTCCTTCCAATCACGAGTTAAGTGCAAAATGTGTTGTTCTTCCTCTCTTGGCGGCAGCTGAAAGTGCGATCGGCAAGTCGTTTTGTAGCAGCCAGACGATGAAAATGTCAACGGCAGAGAAACAATACCAGAAACCCCTATTACGACGGCTCGCTCGGTGTAACTTTCATAGAACTCTAGTCAGTATAAGCGGAGTAATTTAAATGATGAGTGGTGTCTTCTGGCACTGCTCATTCTGAGCATACTTCCCAGTGTCAAAGTTTCTGAGCTCATTTCCTACCATCTGGCAATGCATATTCAAACTGGCATACCTTCACCGCATCTTACAGGCAGTGCGTGTAGTTCATTCTGACTAATCTGTATAAATAATCGATGCATAACATACAACATTACCCCAACAAGTGCACACTCATCTGTCATTCTGCTAGCTTAGAGGCCATTGGTCATTCTAGATAATACTAACTTATAGTGTAAACATTAACCCTTCAGCAATAGATTCCTTCAGAGCTGAAGCAGCCAAGCTCATAATAGCagctaaatcaaaataatacagaatattacattttgttaatggTCTCAGACAGAACAGCACCGAgtacatttgttgtttgttggAGGAAGTTCAACCTAGATTCCTTATATGTAATGTGTTGTATTTGAACTATTTTGGTGTTCACACTAGTTGAAAACTTTGAGGTGCTTTGGTGCAGTTCATGCGTATCATCCAGAGTATCGTTTAAGTGGTACTGATGACAGATTGTTAGTGTGTTTTAGATTGATCATCTGAAAATGGGCCTCCGGGGACGCTCTAGAAAATCAGGTCCTCAGGACGGATTTCAGGGATGGGCTGACGCCAGAAACAGAAGGTACTGAATTCTGGGAAATTGAAAGCTGAGCTTTGTTCTTTACTCAGCAAGGGAAAGACATGATCCACCAGCTCGCTCAATCTACTGTACctgcacacatacaaacacacagagagcgTAAACCAGCTAATCCAAAATAGACACGGGCCTCCAAAAACCTCCTCAAAATAACCACCTTGAACAAACTGTGCATGAGCTCTGCGTTACTCCTCATAAAATAAATTCGGATCAGCATTAACTGATGCATATTTCAAAGCTCTTTTATGGCGCTTAAAGTACTTACGAAGACTTGTTGCCCTTGGTTTGTTCCTGTATCAGCTCTCCTTTGGGGTTGACTGTAAAAATCCGGCAGACTGGCACGCCGACCTCTTTATATGCAAAGACGTCCTGAAAGATAGAGTCAGAGGATCCAAACATCAGCCATGAACGATCGCTGCGGTTTTCATCACCAGCACTGACATTGAACAGAAATGTCCATTTTCACATTCACTCTGACATTCACAACTGATTTATTATGCAACATGTTTTCATGCTTGCGTAAACATTCCCAATCTCCCTCCACCcaaacatcatcatttattcagctgGGAATGATCAGCGGGACTGCAGCTGGTCATACAGTCCGAGACTCAGGACGTATCCCGAGGGGACAGCGCTTCGAAGGTGACATCATCGCCTCAAACAACACTGTTCTTTCACCTGCTGATGTGTTTACacttatgtatttggcagacgcttttatctaaagcgacttaaattgcattaatcCTATATATGTATACTTGGGTATgttcaatcccctgggatcgaaccaaaaccttgcgttgtttacgcaatgctcttaccactgagctacaggaaagctctcACTAGGAAAAGTAATTCTACTGCGGTCAAACTCACATTCGTTCGGTTTCCAAATGCAGCGTAAAAGGGATGTTTGTTGGGAAAGAAAAGGTTCTTAATGTCAGTAAGACATTCGATTTTGAAGATTTCTGGCTTCTTCTCGATCACCTCCCTTAAAGGAAAAAAGTCactgagtaaataaaaaaactcaatctATATGAATTCTGATCACGAAAAGTATACGGTTAGTATAATACCTGTGAAATgcagagaagaggctgctgggaGAGAGCATGAGGGGACCACGGGGCAGGATGATACCGCCGTCACTTACCCACTGCAGATACCCTCGTGTCATGTCTGCCATGCCAATCGCCCTGGCTGAGCAGTACAAGAACTTATATCCATTTCTGGAAAACAGAAAATCTGTCTTAAAACCGCTTCTTGTTTTTGCCCTACTAGTGGACAAAAATCAACCAGGATCAAAGTTCAAGCATTGAAACTCACTCAGCAACAGAGTGGTACAGTTTGGCAATGCCCTGATGCGTCCAGTCCTTCCCAAAGTGAGGCAAAATCTGTCCAAAAACATCTGATCTGCAAGCACACAGACATCGCATTCAACATGACATGTACCAACACAAACAGAGACAAACAGCAAAATCTTCCAGCGCACATTTGTTCTACTCAGAAGGACGTCCGAGTCTCATTCAACCCGATTCTTAAATATAGCTTCTGACCTTCGTTTTCTCCGCCGAATTAAAAGACTTTtgaaagagagatttttttctcagcTTGGTCAAAACTCTGTGTCGTCTTCTAATGAGGATCTTCTCCCCGCTTTAGCATTTTATCTCAGACTCGGTCTGAGTGGCATTATGTGAAAGCAGGATTTAAATTGGCTTATTATGGTGACATCCTCCTAGTCCAACCCTGGTTTGGGCGCACCGCAGTCAGCCGCCCTGCTTCACAGCCTCCGCGAGATGTGTCGGGCAAGCAGGTCAGAAAAATAATAAGCGGCAGTCAATCTGTCTGTTTGATGTAGCTGCCCACGAGCCACTGAGGGCACATGTCTGGAGGCGGAGAGCATTCGTTTGCATAAGCATGTTGGTATTACAGCTGGCTTTGCAGTAATTAAAAACCAAAGATGATGGAGCGGTGTAGCGCTAACCCTAAGCTGTGAACTCTTTCAAACGGCCAGTGCCAGGACGTTGTCCGTTAAATCACGCGTCGTCTTTGTTCAAAGCATTAGTGGAGAGGGATCAGCGTTGCGAGATCATTATTAGCGGTTCATTATTTCCCCACACACTCAAAATGCCTGTTTTGATACAGCCAGCTAAAACAGCCAGCGAATATAAAAAATTGTGGTTTTGGCAATAAAAACCAGGCACATTTTGAGAAACATTTATGGGCACCTCAGACTTTTTTGCGCTTGCAAAAACAAACTAATTACAAAGAACAATTAAGCTGAGCCCTTACACATATACAACACTGGCGATTGTTTTAAACAGATCAAACAGAATTAAATACATACTTGGTGATGGTTCCATCGATGTCTGAGATGATGACTTTATCATTCCAATTCCAAAGGTAGATGGTGCCTTCGCAGCGGCACGTGCCCTGGTACTGTGTTGTGATGCTGAACGTGACATCATTGGGCCCTTCCTTTAATTTCAGGCTAGCCTGTGAGTAAACAAGCTTTATTATTCGCTGATCAGCCAAGATTAGGCAAGTGCGACAAAGCAAATGTTCCCCAAGCCTGCTGCTTCGGTCTATATATACTCATGCTATAAATTTATTAAAGACTATTTTCACCTCAGCCCTTTTTTCACACAATTCGATTAGTAAATCTGCACTACAaggtcttcatttattcatcacatcattcatttattaacagGCTTCCATGTAAATGTTCTATTGCAAAACTGTCTCTGAAGCTGCCAACAGGGGGAGCTCTAGTTCAGAGCAATGACACAAACCCTTTCAGAATGAGTCACTGAGTTGACTTTTACATAATATCTCAAGTGGAAGATTCAGGGATGGCTCTTAACAATAGATTTTAAATAGTTCTGTATCTCAAAACCAGATTTGAGTTCTTGGCCTCTACAAACATTTCTAGCATGAACTAGCTTACAAAGCGACTCACAATCTGGTCAGAGGAGATGCGCAGGGACTTGCGGTAAGCGTGAGTTGATGTGTGGCCGTGGGGTTCAAACTGGACCTTGCGCTCCATGGATGATGCGGCGGCGCTCACCTCCTTCCCCTCCTCGTCGCTGGACGAGTCCCTGGTGTCCACTCTGTGCAAACAGGGAACCGGTGAACTAAATGTGCAACTGTATCCACGTTCCTAATTTAGACTACAGAACACCACAGAGATTGAGACCTACATATAGGCTGGGTTGTCCTGATTCACTTCCTCTACATTGAGGTGGAAATCTGTAGTTAGCGATCCGAGAAAGGGTCAAGGGTAAAACTGATACCTCTATCTTTTACTCGTTTTTTTATAGCCCATCACCATGATACAGCTAGTTGTGTGTTCCGATCTATAACCTTTGGTTACATTTTATGAGTTACAGAAAAACTAGCTGTCTTTAATATCTGCATGTATTATACTAAAAATGACATTGTGGGGGACAGACAGGAAATAGAGATGCTGTGCCTGTTCTTCATTCAGCGCTTCTGACTCACTTGCGGGCATGGCTTTCCAATGACAAAGACGAGCTGCGTTCCTCCAGTTGGGACTGTTTTATTTCCAACTTTTCAGTGCTTTCCGACTGtaaaacataacacacacaaaacatcaaaacacaaatcaaatacaCTGCaattaaacacataaatgtaaatctagaAACAATATacttgtgtgtgtacatgtacaTTTGGTTTGGTTGTTCAGAGCCTCTATGAACCGTTACTGTCAACAATGTTGTGATTTCATGACCTCTAGCGTTGTTTTCACCCTCACATGCAGGTTAAAGAGATTAATAGAAGAGCGATAATTCGTTAATTTCAGAAGCGCCGTATAAGGGGAGCGAATGAGTTAGATGTAGACTGAATGACTGTAAAAGCTCTAGGGGAAAGAACTCCAGAGGCAACTGCTTTTCATCCTCTATACAACAAAGATGTCCCCTCATCCCTTTGTTCATGATGTGAAAGTTGATTCTCATGTAATTGACCGGCCCACGGGGTCTGAACACAAGTGGTGTGATGTGGTGGGATTAAAAGTCCAATAACTGCTCAAAGCTCTTCATTGATCAGTGAGTGGGAACAAAACCTTTATGCTCAAAGAAAgttctgttttgttcttttaatttAGAGAACGCTCTGCAAACGCTTGCTCAACTAATCTGCTCTATTGATATGGGGCTCTTACCTGTTTATTAGTGCTGTCTGCTCTTTTCCTCCAGAACCACCAGCGGCCGGATTTCTTTGGCATCCTTTCTTTTACCCACGCTTCCTCTGTAGCCTGCATAGATCATTGACAACAGCTGCTTAACTTGACTTGCGGCACAATaactacaaaacaaacttcAAAGACCTATCCAAGTAATAAATTATCCTATTAGGCGGAGCAAATACCTTGGGTAGATTCTTCTGAAATGCCTGCAAACTTAAGATCAAAGGGGAAGCCAGTGTCCAATTGTAATACCTAAAATAACAAGAACAAAAGCAGCTAAGTGTTcggctctgttccaaaacctagtgaCCTGTCATATCCGCTGCTTATTGAAGCAGCATCCTAATATTCACAGAACGCTCAAAGTAGGCAGCAGATCCACCTACTCTGTTGGAAATGCATATATGGTGCCCACCCACATAGGCAGCTCACTACCGTTTACAACAAACACGGTTCACATGTTTGAAATTCCAACCCACCTGTTTCCTATTTTTACAACCAGATTGGGATTGTCTATGATAGCTGGATTCTCAGCAAACTCATGATACGTGATGATGTGCTCCATAAACTTTTCTAGAAACAAGCAGAAACGGTGTAAACGAATAGAGCAGAATAAGTGATTTCTCACTAACATCAGATGTCGCGTTACCTTTGGAAATCTCTCCGTTCTCACCGAGTCCTCCGCACAGAGACAGAGTGACATCAGGGAGATCGCTGGCAGAATCGGACAGGCATTCGGTGCCACTGTCAGCCGCAGCACTGCCGACAGACTGCGGCGACTGCGAGCCTGAGTGCATCCCAGAATCCATCCAGTGCTTGGAGCTGGGGTCAGACTCGCTACAAacgcacacaaaaacattcagcATTCATCACATACAAGCCGTAATGCAGAAAAGGTCATGCGAGACACCTGCTTTGTTATGAACTGCTCTGACATTATGTAATCTCATCCGCATGTAGGTGAGATGTATGACTCCGTTATACCTCTTAGGAAAATAGCGAGCAGCGACATCGGGCTCCAACACATTCAGGTCATCCAGGTAGATGTCCTCAGGGCCCTGGTGCTGACTCCTTTTTGGGACTCCTGAACAACAAATTCATAATCAGCGCtttagttttaaacaataatcttACCAGAACAGAAAGCTGTAACTTGCTTTGTAAAACTTTTAAGTCATCGTAAAATACAGATAAACTCATATCTAAACCAGGCACATTCTGCAGTAATGTGCCAAGTTAATATGTTGTTTGCCAAACCACACCAGCTTACTGGATAATGTGCTATAAAGTATCACTTGTCGGAAGAACTGTTTTCTCcgagtataaataataaatgtaagtgtattAACTGAGCATTTGTGTCTTTTATCATCAcatttttaccactgttttataaaagcaataagccatTTGAGTCTTTAGTGTTTTACCATTCAACTTATTGCTTTAGTAACTAGCTCTCAGTGTGCTACAACTGAGCCAACTATTATCATTTGATCTAGGATGCAACAACATCAGGCTTGTTCAACATGAATCCGCTGCAACTTGATCTCTTTTCCCacacgtctgctgtcagatcaAGATAACGTCACTGTCAACCCAAACACACCAACTGCGGGCAGAATATCCTAGAAGGTGAGAAAACATGAACAGGCTCACCTTTTTTCTTGGAGGGTGAGTCAGTCTTGGGAGCAGAATCTCCCACCTCTCCAACTATAGGAACAGCAGAGACGGCAGTTTGAGCGGCAGGATGGCTGTCTGAAGGAGTGGAGGTCATCTCTGCACTGGTCACCGTCTCCAACTCTGACTCTGTGGGAGTTTGGGGAGTCACAGGGGTGCGGGGTTCAGGTTTAACTATGGTACAGTCAGAAGCCCCTGAGGCTGGTCCTCTGTCATCGGTCTCCATGGCCTCAGAGCTCAGGATGACTCTGAAGTGAGTGTTCTCTGATGGCGTTATTGTCACGGTCTTCGGCAGCTCTATCTTCTTCTTAGAAACCTGCCAATTTTCAGAGGGGCAACTTGCTGAAGTGTAATCATGACCTTACTTAGAaacttaaagagtacataacacgagatcatgaaaattacatttcatgcagtgtgtaatggtGCCGTGTTTGAtcgtaagcagtctgccaagttgttaGTCCGACGGCGAATGAATAACAACGTTTTTGGCTTGGAAAAATgactctgaatcatgcaaacgagtcgtccctagtcctaACTGCCGCGGATATATGTCACTAAATATAGTCCCAGCCTACATTTTGCTAGGACTCCCCACAAAAACTTCCCTCTTCTCCCCAAACACTGCAGCTCGTGAGCCTCAtgcgcggtagaccaatcacagcagactagaccatctgaccaatcacatcagactaggctagcggagaGGAGGGGATTAGAATTGCGCAACGAACCATTTGAGAGTCactcaagaagtaaggtaaaaTATTTGAC is from Triplophysa dalaica isolate WHDGS20190420 chromosome 3, ASM1584641v1, whole genome shotgun sequence and encodes:
- the lpin2 gene encoding phosphatidate phosphatase LPIN2 isoform X1; translated protein: MKRLHPEAEPEPSVSCTEEDNTEQDESSSLRASWSLTDTMNYVGQLAGQVLVTMKELYKGINQATLSGCIDVVVVRQKDGSYQCSPFHVRFGKLGVLRSKEKVIDIEINGEPVDLHMKLGDNGEAFFVQETEEQNEIVPAHLVTSPIPTDAHLFWIGGDHRQSQNLDDDPLDPEDPPEPSVSSTGAAKKKKRRRKKHKGDPRREELTPPVAISSTASTDDIFEMELSSDEEANTRSSSINPVRDIDPKLPTVCHSLDNYPYSDGDWSPSDSHVMAFSPKSDSELVVRPSESLLKRESHMQWTWGELPESTRVSKKKIELPKTVTITPSENTHFRVILSSEAMETDDRGPASGASDCTIVKPEPRTPVTPQTPTESELETVTSAEMTSTPSDSHPAAQTAVSAVPIVGEVGDSAPKTDSPSKKKGVPKRSQHQGPEDIYLDDLNVLEPDVAARYFPKSESDPSSKHWMDSGMHSGSQSPQSVGSAAADSGTECLSDSASDLPDVTLSLCGGLGENGEISKEKFMEHIITYHEFAENPAIIDNPNLVVKIGNRYYNWTLASPLILSLQAFQKNLPKATEEAWVKERMPKKSGRWWFWRKRADSTNKQSESTEKLEIKQSQLEERSSSLSLESHARKVDTRDSSSDEEGKEVSAAASSMERKVQFEPHGHTSTHAYRKSLRISSDQIASLKLKEGPNDVTFSITTQYQGTCRCEGTIYLWNWNDKVIISDIDGTITKSDVFGQILPHFGKDWTHQGIAKLYHSVAENGYKFLYCSARAIGMADMTRGYLQWVSDGGIILPRGPLMLSPSSLFSAFHREVIEKKPEIFKIECLTDIKNLFFPNKHPFYAAFGNRTNDVFAYKEVGVPVCRIFTVNPKGELIQEQTKGNKSSYSRLSELVDHVFPLLSKEQSSAFNFPEFSTFCFWRQPIPEIRPEDLIF
- the lpin2 gene encoding phosphatidate phosphatase LPIN2 isoform X2, with the protein product MNYVGQLAGQVLVTMKELYKGINQATLSGCIDVVVVRQKDGSYQCSPFHVRFGKLGVLRSKEKVIDIEINGEPVDLHMKLGDNGEAFFVQETEEQNEIVPAHLVTSPIPTDAHLFWIGGDHRQSQNLDDDPLDPEDPPEPSVSSTGAAKKKKRRRKKHKGDPRREELTPPVAISSTASTDDIFEMELSSDEEANTRSSSINPVRDIDPKLPTVCHSLDNYPYSDGDWSPSDSHVMAFSPKSDSELVVRPSESLLKRESHMQWTWGELPESTRVSKKKIELPKTVTITPSENTHFRVILSSEAMETDDRGPASGASDCTIVKPEPRTPVTPQTPTESELETVTSAEMTSTPSDSHPAAQTAVSAVPIVGEVGDSAPKTDSPSKKKGVPKRSQHQGPEDIYLDDLNVLEPDVAARYFPKSESDPSSKHWMDSGMHSGSQSPQSVGSAAADSGTECLSDSASDLPDVTLSLCGGLGENGEISKEKFMEHIITYHEFAENPAIIDNPNLVVKIGNRYYNWTLASPLILSLQAFQKNLPKATEEAWVKERMPKKSGRWWFWRKRADSTNKQSESTEKLEIKQSQLEERSSSLSLESHARKVDTRDSSSDEEGKEVSAAASSMERKVQFEPHGHTSTHAYRKSLRISSDQIASLKLKEGPNDVTFSITTQYQGTCRCEGTIYLWNWNDKVIISDIDGTITKSDVFGQILPHFGKDWTHQGIAKLYHSVAENGYKFLYCSARAIGMADMTRGYLQWVSDGGIILPRGPLMLSPSSLFSAFHREVIEKKPEIFKIECLTDIKNLFFPNKHPFYAAFGNRTNDVFAYKEVGVPVCRIFTVNPKGELIQEQTKGNKSSYSRLSELVDHVFPLLSKEQSSAFNFPEFSTFCFWRQPIPEIRPEDLIF